Proteins found in one Choristoneura fumiferana chromosome 16, NRCan_CFum_1, whole genome shotgun sequence genomic segment:
- the LOC141436123 gene encoding phospholipase A1-like, translated as MRHYSAVLPLLAVSYLTASSPAAAQTARADGFDLTFAENVYVKLSGACRAIMDLQFSSMNTNNDLVKTMKIVWMKGNMMKTFPIDEAYTALTQGTMFDITKQTKVIIHGYKDNSQSAVPLDTATAYNEKALFNVLMVDAEQMINKWYILSVHNSRLAGKRLANLLANLEKFGANAEDFHLLGISLGAHIAGWAGKYFRRYKGRNLGRITGLDPAGPCFSYAYSDQRLDKMDANYVDVVHSNRLVQGVIEPLGHADFYVNGGGPNQPGCFSPSCSHLRAAQVYIESIRSPKSFVGVRCDSWQNFIANKCADEMAVLGYGSSSSTRGLYYMRTSASAPFGLGMKGTKYVNSDKWLRTLNLT; from the exons ATGCGCCACTATAGTGCTGTGCTGCCGCTGCTGGCCGTGTCTTATCTCACAGCGTCGTCGCCGGCTGCCGCGCAAACGGCTCGTGCGGACGGCTTCGACCTGACCTTCGCCGAAAACGTCTATGTTAAACTATCTGGTGCAT GTAGAGCAATCATGGATCTCCAGTTTAGTTCGATGAACACGAACAATGATTTggtaaaaacaatgaaaatagtCTGGATGAAAGGAAATATGATGAAAACATTTCCTATTGATGAGGCTTACACAGCTCTAACACAGGGTACGATGTTCGACATCACTAAACAAACCAAAGTCATTATCCATGGATATAAAGACAACTCCCAGTCAGCGGTGCCGCTAGACACGGCCACCGCTTACAATGAGAAAGCCTTGTTTAATGTGCTAATGGTCGACGCGGAACAAATGATTAATAAGTGGTACATTTTATCCGTCCATAACTCTCGCTTAGCTGGAAAACGGCTAGCTAATCTTCTGGCCAATTTAGAAAAATTTGGAGCTAATGCAGAGGATTTTCATCTTCTCGGCATAAGTCTCGGAGCGCACATTGCCGGGTGGGCCGGAAAATATTTTCGAAGATACAAAGGCCGCAATTTGGGCCGCATTACCGGGCTGGATCCCGCCGGGCCATGCTTCTCGTACGCCTACAGCGATCAGCGACTGGACAAAATGGACGCTAATTATGTGGACGTAGTTCACTCAAACAGATTAGTGCAAGGTGTTATCGAACCATTAGGCCATGCCGACTTTTACGTTAATGGCGGTGGACCAAACCAGCCTGGCTGCTTCTCACCTTCGTGCAGTCATTTGCGTGCAGCTCAAGTGTATATAGAGAGCATAAGATCACCGAAGTCTTTCGTTGGTGTTCGTTGTGATAGCTGGCAAAATTTTATTGCTAATAAATGCGCCGATGAAATGGCAGTGTTGGGCTACGGCTCGTCTTCCTCCACTCGCGGTTTGTACTACATGCGAACTTCCGCAAGTGCTCCCTTTGGATTAGGAATGAAGGGTACAAAATATGTCAATTCAGATAAATGGTTAAGAACTTTAAATCTAACTTGA